Proteins co-encoded in one Setaria viridis chromosome 9, Setaria_viridis_v4.0, whole genome shotgun sequence genomic window:
- the LOC117840541 gene encoding mitochondrial import inner membrane translocase subunit TIM17-1 translates to MSYGTVDHHRNPCPDRILEDVGIGFGMGALGGSAYHFVRGLYNSPGGHRLAGGATAIRMNAPRVGGSFAVWGGLFNTFDCAMVCARGKEDPWNSIAAGACTGGLLALRRGLRASARSAAGGAALLALIEGAGIMLNRPLALQPPQPEYLPPPEIPVDGLTPVADQELPGPAGFFGGLFGRKQHDHKVAVKSELLELDLPSDAVPSFE, encoded by the coding sequence ATGAGCTACGGCACCGTCGACCACCACCGGAACCCATGCCCTGACCGCATCCTGGAAGATGTCGGCATAGGCTTCGGGATGGGCGCGCTAGGCGGCTCCGCGTACCACTTCGTCAGGGGCCTCTACAACTCCCCCGGCGGCCACCGCCTCGCGGGCGGCGCCACGGCCATCCGCATGAATGCCCCGCGCGTGGGGGGAAGCTTCGCCGTCTGGGGCGGCCTCTTCAACACCTTCGACTGCGCCATGGTCTGCGCGCGCGGGAAGGAGGACCCGTGGaactccatcgccgccggcgcctgcaCGGGAGGCCTGCTCGCGCTGCGCCGGGGCCTCCGAGCCTCCGCGAGGTCCGCGGCAGGCGGCGCCGCGTTGCTCGCGCTCATCGAGGGCGCCGGCATCATGTTGAACCGCCCGTTGGCCCTTCAGCCGCCGCAGCCTGAGTACTTGCCGCCGCCGGAAATCCCTGTTGATGGCCTGACGCCGGTCGCGGATCAGGAGCTCCCGGGCCCTGCTGGGTTCTTTGGCGGTCTGTTTGGGAGGAAGCAGCACGACCACAAGGTTGCTGTCAAGTCGGAGCTGCTGGAGTTAGATTTACCCAGCGATGCCGTTCCCTCCTTCGAGTAA